AGCAGTCGCTTGTCGCCAGATGGTCAGAATCGATTAAAGGGGCCGATGCAGTCATTCTCGCTGACGAGTTTGAATACTCACCGCCAGGCCAGACGACGGTGCGAGTACCTGTTGTAGATATGAACGTTTACTTCCGGCGCTGGCTGCATATCTGGCAGCACCTGCGCGAGCATCCGGAATATCGTTTCGTCTGGTGTACCGACGGGACTGATGTCGAGATGCTTCTCTCACCATGGGAAGAAATGCAGCCCGGCGTGATTTATGTCGGTTCTGAGCCGAAGACTTATTCCGATGAATGGGCCATCAAAAATCATCCTGAGCGCGTGTATCAGTCATTCCTGAAACAGTACGCCAGCGACACCATGCTGAATGCCGGATTACTTGGCGGGTTAAGAGAAGATGTCATGGAGTTTGCTCACCGCATCGTGCGGCTTTACTACCGCATTGAGTCGGAGCGCTTCTGGAAGAAAGAGGGGGCAGCCAGGGCGGTTGGCGACATGATCGCATTCGGCATCGTGGCGAAGTTTTTCGGTGACCGAGTTATTACCGGCCCGAAAGTGCACACGGTGTTTAAGACCAACGGAATCGGCAAGGAAACAGCATGGTGGCAGCACAAGTGACATTCGCGGTGGTAGGTCATCACCGACGCGCCGAGCAGGCTCACAGGCTTGCTGAGAGCCTTAATGCGCGGCTTTTTATCGATGATGCCGACCACGGTGCCAACTGGAATCACCTGAGAGCAATTAATTGGGCTGCCGGCCAGTCAGCGCGAGTGACCGTCCTGGAAGATGATGCCCAGCCGGTGGATGGTTTTGCAGAACTCGCGGCTGAATGGTGCGCCAGATTCCCTGATGAGCTAATCAGTTTCTACCTTGGCACCGGTCGCCCGCCGCAGTATCAGCAACAGATTGCTGAACGTCTTATCGCAGCTGACAGGTGCCGTGCGGATTACATCACCCTGAACCGACTGATTCACGGCGTCTGCTATGCGCTGCCAGCCAGCGGAATTAACCGCATCCTGATGAACTGGAGCCAGCGTAAACCGGCGGACTATGCGCTCGGCGACGCATGGGGAAGGGATGTTGTTTACCCTTGCTATTCCCTTGTAGACCATGCCGACGAGATGCCCGTGGAAAAGGCTTTCGACGGCCTGCCGAGAACCGAGAGAAGAAAAGCGTGGAGGCTTTACCGGTGAATATCCCCCTTAAAGAGATTGGCGAGTGCCTCATCAGCGTTGACGGTGAGGATTACTTCTTCCGGCCGTCATTTGTGAACATGTCGCGTATTGGTGAGCCAGAGGAGATCGTTCAGGTGTTTTACGACCTGCACAACGATGAAGTAACCAGCCTGGTGAATCGAGCCGTTGAGGCTTACGGATACGTTCCGCAATGGCTTATCAGCCATATCAAGACCACCAGTTACGGCCGCAAGGCGTTTCTCGCTTCAGTGGTTGTTCTCAATGCATGTTGTGAAAAGGACGCTGGCCCGTTGACCGGAGTATTCCATCCGTCGAAAGGCAACGGTCGCACATTCAAGATTCGAAAGGGCGCGCTGCCTGAATCTGACATGCTGCTGATTGCGCAGTCACTGATAACCCATGGCGTTATAGGCAAGGCGAAAGTGCGCAGACTCCAGCGGCATGAAAACGGGGAGACCAGCACAGAGTTCCGCGCCGTTGATTACATCGTGGCCGCGCAGGCACATTTCGGCATGACCGAGCAGGAAGCCGGGAATCTGACGATGACCAAGTTTCAGATGCTACTGGCAACCAAATACCCTGAGCAGAAAGGATTTACCCGCGAAGAGTACGATCAGGTAGCAGATGATTATCTTGCCAGGAAGGCTAGAAGGTTGTCTTCTACCTGACAAATGAACAGTAACATCCTTAAAATGGTCGTGGTAAATTTACCAAAAACATAAGTGGTAAATTCTATGAGCGAAGAAGAACGGCGCAATTTGGAGCACCAACAATATCTTGAGAAAAGGCTTAAGCAAGTAACTCCAGAGTTGTTTGCTGATTTTCTTGCATCCAAAGGAATTGCCGTTCCAGTGTGCTTATGCTGTGGTAGCGATAACGTAGGATCGCCTCAAGCACAAGAAGTTGAAGTTGGTCCTAATGGCAGTCGGTCTTCCGTATATGTTTCTTGGGTAAGGGTGGATGCCTATGGACCTCCTTTATCTTTTATAAATTATGAGCACAGGATAATTTGCAGAAACTGCGGTTTCACAAGCTATCACTCCGTTTGGCCGGTTGTTAAATGGGTAGAGGAAAAACTCAATGAATCAAAGGAATGAGGACCCATTTGCTAACGTTGTTGACATAAAAACCCATCACGGAGGGGGAGGTGGCGGAGGAGGCGGTATGTTTGAGAGTGAGAGGCTAACAAGGCTTGAAGTCAATGATGCTATTCGAGAGAAGAGCATCAGTGACATTAGCTCAGAGATTCGCGGCATTCGTCATGAGATGAGTGGTTTTGAAAGACGATTGGGCGACAAAATTGAGGAGAATCAGAAATGGTTAGTGGGCCTCATTGTATCGTCTATCATTGTGCCGCTGCTGATTGCGCTGATTACAAAATAAACCCGCTCCGGCGGGTTTTTTGCATGCAATCCTCCGCAAGTTTCCCTCCCGCTGGTTGATATGTGAATACGAGTAAGTTGAAGAGGCTGATTTGGCAGTAAGTGCTCTAAATTAATAAGTAAGGGTGTTGAAGGAGAGTTTTCTTAGTCTTGTTTTTTTTCTTTATCCTCGATGAGTGAGGAGGGGGAGGGATATTTAACTTCTTGGATAACCTGCATTACAACGCTTTCAAGCTTTTCGACTTTTCTTGTTAGCGCCTCTACATCTACCTTAACTGGTTCTTGTTTCGGACTTTTCTTTACCCAAGCCTCTATAGCTGCAACCATTTCAGCATTAGCGGAGCGGCCATTGCTCTCTGCCAACTCTGCAATTCTGTTTTTGAGGTCTTCTGGGAGTCGCAGGTTGACCTGAGGATGTTTGTACTTTCTTTCAGCCATAGCTACCGCACGGGCGACCTTTAAGATGCCCACGCGTCCCCATTTTAAAATTGATAGTTCCCTCCAATATAAACTGCATACCTATTGACTAGCAATGCGTACCACAATACTATGTATGCGTACCACATACATATGGAGGAAGGGATGAAAGTAAAGACGCTGCGCATGCCCGAGTGGCTTGAAAGGGCCGTTGAGGAGTTGGCCGAAAAGTCAGACCGGTCATTTAGTAAAGAGGTCGTAAGGGCGGTGAGGGAGTATGTAGAAAGGAACGGAATCAGATGCCCGGAATGAACGAAGCCCCAACTGCGCTAACAGTCAGGGCTTCTAATTTGTCAGTAACTTCCAAGGAACTAACAATGAAGAGTGTAGCAAAAGAAAGCGTGCAATTCACTATTTTCAAGTTCGGTGATAGCGAAATCCGTGTGATAGATAAGGCAGGGGAGCCGTGGTTTGTAGCTGCCGATATTTGCCGTGCGCTTGAGCTTGGCAACCCTACTAAGGCGATCAAGAACCTCGATGAAGATGAGGTAGCCCTAACTTCAATTCAGGGCTTGAGTCGCGGTAATGACCAAGCCAACATCGTTAGTGAGTCAGGCATGTACACTCTTGTGCTTCGCTGCCGCGATGCTGTGAACAAGGGTTCCGTTCCTCACGCATTTCGCAAGTGGGTTACTGCCGAAGTGCTTCCCGCCATCCGTAAGCATGGCGCGTATGTGAAGCCGGTTGTAGCTAAGAAGGATCACCAGTCATCAGCGGCTCAGCTCACCCCACTTCGCCAAACGGCGGAGCGCCTGATTGCTACGGGCTTTGGGCGCATTTACCCCGACATTTGGAAGCACGTTCACAGTAAGTTTGAAGTCAAACACATTCATCAGCTTACACCAACTCAGATTGGTGAAGCGATTGAGTACCTGAACGGCTTAGAGGGTGAGTTTCTTGGAAAGGCCAATAAGCAAATGGCCCTGCCAATTTCTTACCCAATGTCCTACTTCAATCAGTACAGCCATATCAGAGAATTGAATGATCACACTCTCAGTGCGCCATGGAGATATCCGGTAGATAATTTGGTTCCAAATGGCGATAACCCCAATCCTCTTGGAAGAATGCTGGGTGACTTGAGAAATATGGGATATGAAGTGGAGGCGGCCTTGTTCCAACTGCTTTCTCTTCAGCATCACCTTGAAAGCCTCCGACAGAAAATAGGCATGATTGAGCGCGCAATCCGCTAGTCGAACTAGTGTGTCAGCCAATCTCCTGAAAGTAAGGATAACCCAAACCCGCTCCGGCGGGTTTTTTGCTACCAAAAATGGCGGGTAAGTCATGCGGTCTTATGATGTTAAGATGTTTCTGATTGCAATCAATGGAAACATAAAAAATGAAAAAGGCATTGGCTTTAGCCGCAGTAGTAATGTTGTTGGCAGGATGTAGCTCACGCGTGGCCGATTTGACCGTGGCGAGTACAAAAAACTACAACCTCAATTCAAACAATTTCGTTAAAGGTGCTCGCGTTCAGGGAGAAGACTCAGCTCCTGTGGTAATTTTCCCTCTCGGCATTCCCAATGTGAAGACTGCTATCGACAGAGCTATTGAGAAGAATCGTTGCTCAGTTGCGCTTTCTGATGTCGTTGTGACTCAGTTCAACCACTCTTTCCTGTTCGGTAAGTTTGGCTTTATTGTTGAAGGGACTGAGGTCATTGACCGTCGCCAGCCAGGTTGCGAGAACGCGAGCTAAAAAATAGCCACCTTCGGGTGGCTTTTTTGTATCAGTCGCTATGCAATCCCCCGCAAGTTCACCTCTCGTTGGTTGATATGTGATCGCTTTTTGATAGCATGTCAGGAAATGTAACGGAGGGTTTATGAAATCTCATTTTGCGGCAGCAATGCTTATGCTATTTGCCTGTAACGCAGTTGCGGAGTCTGACGCGCTGATTCAAATAAAGCGTTCGCCAGAAGTTATCTGCGCTGATAACTCAAAAAAAGACCAGTGCCAGGAAACAGTTAAAGCGCTTATCTACGCAGTAAACAGCATTGCGTCGCTTAATGCTACCTGCGAAAGCAATAAAGAACTTCGCCAGCATATGAATCAGAAGCTTAAAGACCAGTGTGATTCGGCGAAAGAAATATCAGAATATGCAAAACATCTACAGTGAATCTTTTTAATAAATAAAAACCCGCTCCGGCGGGTTTTTTGTTGCCCGGAGATAAACATGGCAGGCGAACAAAATGCTGGCAGTATCGTTTATGAGATAAGCGCTGAAGTAGCCCCGCTGTTACAAGGGGGGAGGCAAGCCAGTCGGACTCTTACAGACCTGGAATCTTCGGTTAATGAAAATATTAACACCTTCAAAAAATTAGACACACAGCTCTCCAGTACAGCTAAGGCTGTCAACGAGGCGTCCAATTCCTCAGGAAAATTTAGAAGCACATTCCAGCAGGCTGGCTACCAAATTCAGGACTTCATTGTTCAAGTGCAGGGAGGTCAGTCTGCTCTGGTAGCATTCAGTCAACAGGGGTCACAATTAGCAGGAGCTTTTGGTCCTGCTGGCGCAGTAGTTGGTGCATTCATAGCCCTTGGTTCGGTATTGACTGGCGTATTAATGACAGCGCTTGGAAGTACCAGCAATGAGATGGAAAAGCTTGAGAAAGCGGCTACTGACCTAAATAAAATAGTGGTCATCAATAGCCAAGGTGTGGCCGCTTTGTCTAATGATTATGCTCGACTTGCCGTAACAAATGCTGCGCTCGCCACTCAGCTCAGAGATGCTGCTATCGCAAAATACGCCTCAGAGGTAGAAAAGGCGCGCTCGGCGATAGGCAATATCGTTGATCAGCAATCATCATGGCTTCGAAGTATCAATGGTGGCGCTGCCAGTGTTAAGGCGGCTGGAAATGCATTAGATGCACTGAGCATTACCACGGATAACTATACCGACGCTATGAGTCAAGCAAGCGCGGCTGGGCCAGCTTTCAATCAGACCACACTAACAATATCTAACACCGTAGAGTTACTAGCAGATAAGTTTTCAATTTCTCGCCAGTCAGCATTTGAGCTAATCAGAATGCTCAACGATCTGGCACGAAACCCCTCTCCTAATAACGTAACAAGATTATCTCAAGCGATAGGGCAAATGAGCTCCACTACTTCAGAGGGTAAATTAGCTCTTTCTGGATTTAGGGAAGAATTAACATTGTCAGGGGCTTCTGCAGCCAATGCAGAACAAGCGGTTAAAGACCTTGAAAACCAGCTTTCATCCTTACGCACAGAGGCTCAACAAGCAAATTTCGACAATATCAGCAAGCAGCTTGAGGCGCAGAGAATTGCTTTAACTAAGGGTAAACAGGCCGCCGTAGAGTACGGAATTTCTCAGCAGGACCTAACAAAAGAACAAAAAGACCAACTCATCGCATCATCAAGAATAAATGCACAACTTGAGCAGGAAAAAAAAGCAAGGGAAGATGCCGAGCGGGCTGCGAAAAAACAATCAACAGTAACCGAATCAGTAGCCCAGAAGCTTGAAAACTTGCGTCAGAAAGCAATGCTGGCTGGGGCGACAACTCAGGAGCTAAGCAGAGAGCAGGCCATTCTACAGGCGCAACAATCGCTTGGTAAAAGCGCAACCCAGGAACAGATCAGACTGGCTGGAGAATACGCAGCGCAGGCCTACGACACCGCAAGCGCTTTGAAGGAGCAGCAAAAGGCTGAGAAGCAGAGACAAGATACCGAAAAGGCTTATCAAAATGTTCGCAATCAGTCTTCACCTGTTTTGTCAGCAGATAATCAGTTCCAGCAACAGATGGCCTCATTAGATGCGTATGTTCAACTTTATCCTCAAAAAATTGCCGAGGTTGAGCAAACTCGCGCCGCTATAGAAGATCAGTATCGCCAACAAAGAATGGCTGCAATGTGGCAGGAATGGCAGCAGCAGAGCGAAATCAACCAGCTCGCCGCTTCTGCCATCGACTCGCTTCAGGGCGGAGCAACCAATGCGATAACCGGGCTTGTTAACGGCACCCAAAACCTTCAGGAAGCCTTCGCCAATATCGGCACTACCATCCTCGGAAGTGTGGTCGGCGGACTGGTTGAGATGGGCATTCAATGGGTAAAAAGCCAAATCATGGGCCAGGCTGCGGCTGCGGCATCACTTGCTTCAACGATGGCACAAGCAACGGCAGCTGCATCAGCATGGGCTCCTGCAGCCATTAGCGCATCTATTGCCACCTATGGCTCAGCGGCGGCTGTCGGTCAGACGGCATATGCTGGCTCTCTGCTTGCAGCAAAAGGAATGGCTGTTGCTGGCGCGCGTGAGCATGGTGGGCCTGTATCCGCAAATTCCATGTATCGGGTAGGCGAGGGCGGTAAGCCCGAGATTTACCAGGCTAATAACGGCAGCCAGTACATGATACCGGGTGACAATGGTCGGGTGATTAGCAACAGGGATATGCAGAAGGGCGGGAGCGGTGGGAGCAGCATCGTTCAGAACATTAACTTCGAAATAAACACTACTGGCGGCATAGATGATGCCACTATGTCGAAGATGGCACAGATGATGAAACAAGTTAGCCTCAAAACCATTCGTGACCAGCAGCGGCCTAATGGCCTGCTAAACCGGGGGAAATAATGCCGCAGACATTCACCTGGTCACCACAAAAGGCGTTCCCCGTTGAGCGTACACCTAATGTAGCGGTGGTAAAGCTTGGTGACGGTTATGAGCAGCGCCAGGTTAAAGGTATAAACCCGCTCATGGATAAGTACTCGCTTGTGTTCAGGGGTGCAGACGACAACTGTCGGGCTAATCCGGTAAAAGCTATCGACGCGTTCCTTAAAGCAAGAATGGCCGTCGAGTCCTTCTACTGGACGCCGTCAGATACCGGGATACAGAAGTTATTTGTCTGTCGGTCATGGATCACGGTCAAAACGGGCGGATATTACGAACTGACAGCCACTTTCGAACAAGTACCAAGATAAGCCACCTTAGGGTGGCTTTTTTAATGGGAGTTTTCCGTGCGCAATATACCAGCGGAACTGATTATCGAAAGCGTTGACGCGGGCGTTGGCGCGTTCATTGACCTTTTCGAGGCAAACCTTCAGCCCTATGGCGGTGATGTAATCCGCTTTCACTCCGGCACCAATGGATATTACGGGGATGTCGTTTGGAAGGGGGCCACCTATCCCGCATACCCGATAGCTGTTGAAGGGTTTCAGAGCAATAACGAAGGGGCGTATGCGCGCCCAACCATGACGGTTGCAAATATCACCGGCCTGATAACCGGCATTAACCATGACTTCGACGACATGCTCGGGGTGGTGATTACTCGCCGCCAGGTGCCGGTTAAGCATCTCGATGCCGTCAATTTTCCAAATGGTAACCCCGATGCAGATCCATCGATGGAGGCGGTTTCTCGTTACGTCGTGGAAGAGATGACAGAGGAAACCGCCGAGCAGGTCACCTATACCCTGGCAACGCCAATTGATTGCGATAACGCCATCATCCCGGCCAGAACCATTCTTGCTGATGTATGCCAGTGGCAGTATCGCGGGACCGGATGTGGATACGATGGTCCGCCAGTTGCAGACGAAAGGGATAACCCGACATCTGACCCTGCCAAAGATAAATGCTCTCACAGGAGGACAGGATGCAGGTTTCGATTCCCGCGCCCGGAGCCAATGCCGATAAGCAGCTTCCCAGGCTCACAGAAGGTGAGCTGATTCAGCAGTGCCTCGATTATGCCGTAACATCAGGTGACGAGGTGTGCGGGCTAATCATTGATGACTCAGTGTTCTTCCCATGCAGTAACTCACACCCTGAGCCAGCGCGACACTTCCGTATAAGCGACGATGACTGGCTTGCAGCAGAAGAGCTGGGTGATATCACGGCGGTATTCCATTCACACCCTGAAAGCTACTCCGTCCTCTCAGGTGCAGATCGTCATGCGCAGGTGCTGACTGACCTGCCATGGTGGCTGGCATCTAATGGCCGGTTGCTCAAGTTCAGGGCAGTACCGCATTTGCTTGGCCGCCGGTTCGAGCATGGGGTGATGGATTGCTACACCCTTTTTCGTGATGCGTATCATCTCTGCGGTATCGACCTGCCTGATTTTGAGAGGACGCAGGGGTGGTGGCTGCGGGAAGAGAACCTGTATCTCAAAAATATGGAGGCCAATGATTTCCATCGGGTGGAACTGTCGGAAGTTGAGCCCGGCGACGTAATCATTCGCCAGCCTTTCCCTGGTGCTGACCCATGCCACGCCATGATCCTCCTGCACGAAAATATGGTGCTCCATCATGACTGCGCTGGTCACCTCAGCCGCAGGGAGCCTTACAGGCCAGCGTTCATTAAGCAAACTCATTCCATCTGGAGACACGAAAGGTGCTCATCTTTAAATTTGCAGGGCATTTACGAAGACATTTCCGCCAGGTCAAGATGAATGTTGAGACCCCT
This DNA window, taken from Cronobacter universalis NCTC 9529, encodes the following:
- a CDS encoding phage tail protein, which encodes MPQTFTWSPQKAFPVERTPNVAVVKLGDGYEQRQVKGINPLMDKYSLVFRGADDNCRANPVKAIDAFLKARMAVESFYWTPSDTGIQKLFVCRSWITVKTGGYYELTATFEQVPR
- a CDS encoding putative periplasmic lipoprotein, whose amino-acid sequence is MKKALALAAVVMLLAGCSSRVADLTVASTKNYNLNSNNFVKGARVQGEDSAPVVIFPLGIPNVKTAIDRAIEKNRCSVALSDVVVTQFNHSFLFGKFGFIVEGTEVIDRRQPGCENAS
- a CDS encoding phage tail protein, with the protein product MAGEQNAGSIVYEISAEVAPLLQGGRQASRTLTDLESSVNENINTFKKLDTQLSSTAKAVNEASNSSGKFRSTFQQAGYQIQDFIVQVQGGQSALVAFSQQGSQLAGAFGPAGAVVGAFIALGSVLTGVLMTALGSTSNEMEKLEKAATDLNKIVVINSQGVAALSNDYARLAVTNAALATQLRDAAIAKYASEVEKARSAIGNIVDQQSSWLRSINGGAASVKAAGNALDALSITTDNYTDAMSQASAAGPAFNQTTLTISNTVELLADKFSISRQSAFELIRMLNDLARNPSPNNVTRLSQAIGQMSSTTSEGKLALSGFREELTLSGASAANAEQAVKDLENQLSSLRTEAQQANFDNISKQLEAQRIALTKGKQAAVEYGISQQDLTKEQKDQLIASSRINAQLEQEKKAREDAERAAKKQSTVTESVAQKLENLRQKAMLAGATTQELSREQAILQAQQSLGKSATQEQIRLAGEYAAQAYDTASALKEQQKAEKQRQDTEKAYQNVRNQSSPVLSADNQFQQQMASLDAYVQLYPQKIAEVEQTRAAIEDQYRQQRMAAMWQEWQQQSEINQLAASAIDSLQGGATNAITGLVNGTQNLQEAFANIGTTILGSVVGGLVEMGIQWVKSQIMGQAAAAASLASTMAQATAAASAWAPAAISASIATYGSAAAVGQTAYAGSLLAAKGMAVAGAREHGGPVSANSMYRVGEGGKPEIYQANNGSQYMIPGDNGRVISNRDMQKGGSGGSSIVQNINFEINTTGGIDDATMSKMAQMMKQVSLKTIRDQQRPNGLLNRGK
- a CDS encoding Arc family DNA-binding protein translates to MGILKVARAVAMAERKYKHPQVNLRLPEDLKNRIAELAESNGRSANAEMVAAIEAWVKKSPKQEPVKVDVEALTRKVEKLESVVMQVIQEVKYPSPSSLIEDKEKKQD
- a CDS encoding BRO-N domain-containing protein, which encodes MPGMNEAPTALTVRASNLSVTSKELTMKSVAKESVQFTIFKFGDSEIRVIDKAGEPWFVAADICRALELGNPTKAIKNLDEDEVALTSIQGLSRGNDQANIVSESGMYTLVLRCRDAVNKGSVPHAFRKWVTAEVLPAIRKHGAYVKPVVAKKDHQSSAAQLTPLRQTAERLIATGFGRIYPDIWKHVHSKFEVKHIHQLTPTQIGEAIEYLNGLEGEFLGKANKQMALPISYPMSYFNQYSHIRELNDHTLSAPWRYPVDNLVPNGDNPNPLGRMLGDLRNMGYEVEAALFQLLSLQHHLESLRQKIGMIERAIR
- a CDS encoding DUF6246 family protein, which translates into the protein MEALPVNIPLKEIGECLISVDGEDYFFRPSFVNMSRIGEPEEIVQVFYDLHNDEVTSLVNRAVEAYGYVPQWLISHIKTTSYGRKAFLASVVVLNACCEKDAGPLTGVFHPSKGNGRTFKIRKGALPESDMLLIAQSLITHGVIGKAKVRRLQRHENGETSTEFRAVDYIVAAQAHFGMTEQEAGNLTMTKFQMLLATKYPEQKGFTREEYDQVADDYLARKARRLSST
- a CDS encoding phage minor tail protein L codes for the protein MRNIPAELIIESVDAGVGAFIDLFEANLQPYGGDVIRFHSGTNGYYGDVVWKGATYPAYPIAVEGFQSNNEGAYARPTMTVANITGLITGINHDFDDMLGVVITRRQVPVKHLDAVNFPNGNPDADPSMEAVSRYVVEEMTEETAEQVTYTLATPIDCDNAIIPARTILADVCQWQYRGTGCGYDGPPVADERDNPTSDPAKDKCSHRRTGCRFRFPRPEPMPISSFPGSQKVS
- a CDS encoding C40 family peptidase: MQQCLDYAVTSGDEVCGLIIDDSVFFPCSNSHPEPARHFRISDDDWLAAEELGDITAVFHSHPESYSVLSGADRHAQVLTDLPWWLASNGRLLKFRAVPHLLGRRFEHGVMDCYTLFRDAYHLCGIDLPDFERTQGWWLREENLYLKNMEANDFHRVELSEVEPGDVIIRQPFPGADPCHAMILLHENMVLHHDCAGHLSRREPYRPAFIKQTHSIWRHERCSSLNLQGIYEDISARSR